In Amia ocellicauda isolate fAmiCal2 chromosome 7, fAmiCal2.hap1, whole genome shotgun sequence, one genomic interval encodes:
- the LOC136752490 gene encoding vascular cell adhesion protein 1 isoform X2 yields MRTCILHVLTLASLLTLCSGDAMDCPIEIYPERVVVRYGDPVAANCTVTQTTSGMGWEATVGPTGMQNDTSLLWRVSNLTDWNEEPRCFGIFLTEPIRCEKNLSISLYKYPDSVSISSVGHTGPMEEGRQYRLQCDVQSIAPVQYLSVNWYRGGALIHTLNFSEDTTRTPVNVSPTLLITPSRTDDGVQYTCEAELRLGPGGPQANQSEPLNITVLYCPIVIDPPTVVVRYGDPVEVNCTVTRTTRGMGWEASVGSIDMKTDVQSLLWSASSLTDWTAEPKCFANFKTEPKQCKKELNVTLYKYPDRVSISSVGHTGPMEEGRQYRLQCDVQSIAPVQYLSVNWYRGGALIHTENISEDTTRTPVNVSRTLLITPNRTDDRVQYTCEAELRLGPGGPQPNPVMKSEPLNATVLYGPELSGCRDRVEVMEHQTLGDSVVCTVQGSPAPETSWLKDGREVDASAPLSRTDGGLYTYRAFNTYGSTTHNVSVEVLYGPELSGCRDHVEVMEHQTLGDSVVCTVQGSPAPETSWLKDGREVDASAPLSRTDGGLYTYRAFNTYGSTTHNVSVEVLYCPIVIDPPTVVVRYGDPVEVNCTVTRTTRGMGWEATVGSIDMKTDVQSLLWSASSLTDWTAEPKCFAKIQTESKQCKKELNVTLYKYPDRVSISSVGHTGPMEEGRQYRLQCDVQSIAPVQYLSVNWYRGGALIHTETFTEDTTRTPVNVSRTLLITPNRTDDRVQYTCEAELRLGPGGPQPNPVMKSEPLNATVLYGPELSGCRDHVEVTEHQTLGDSVVCTVQGSPAPETSWLKDGREVDASAPLRRTDGGLYTYRAFNTYGSTTHNVSVEVLYCPIVIDPPTVVVRYGDPVEVNCTVTRTTRGMGWEATVGSIDMKTDVQSLLWSASSLTDWTAEPKCYANFKTAPKQCKKELNVTLYKYPDRVSISSVGHTGPMEEGRQYRLQCDVQSIAPVQYLSVNWYRGGALIHTETFTEDTTRTPVNVSRTLLITPNRTDDRVQYTCEAELRLGPGGPQPNPVMKSEPLNATVLYGPELSRCQDRVEVMENQTLGDSVVCTVQGSPAPETSWIKDGREVDASAPLSRTDGGLYTYRAFNTYGSTTHNVSVEVLYKPVFKSKSEDSLSIYQGELLVLNCSAHGNPPPKYHWKYSEALNKEERDIGDGSTYNVSEASPGQSGFYTCTVSNKQGETSQKFSVTVKEKDGGSAIIIGIIVGIIFLILLVILICAFIKDYRHKRGNYIIVGQQGSQANGSLLHNGHSDGIALETLPTV; encoded by the exons ATGAGGACCTGCATACTTCACGTGCTGACTCTTGCAAGCTTACTTACACTTTGTTCAG GAGATGCTATGGACTGTCCCATTGAGATTTACCCCGAGAGAGTGGTGGTGAGATATGGAGATCCAGTAGCGGCTAactgcactgtaacacagacaACCAGTGGAATGGGCTGGGAGGCAACGGTTGGACCCACAGGCATGCAAAATGATACCTCTCTCCTCTGGCGTGTCAGTAATCTGACTGACTGGAATGAAGAGCCCAGATGCTTCGGAATCTTTCTGACTGAGCCAATTCGGTGTGAGAAAAACCTCAGCATCAGTCTCTACA AGTATCCAGACAGTGTCTCTATCAGCTCTGTGGGACACACTGGTCCAATGGAGGAGGGGAGACAGTACCGGCTGCAGTGTGATGTCCAGAGCATCGCCCCAGTCCAGTATCTCTCTGTGAACTGGTATAGAGGGGGGGCATTAATCCACACTCTAAACTTCTCTGAAGACACCACTAGAACACCTGTGAATGTGTCTCCTACCCTCCTGATCACACCCAGCCGCACTGATGATGGAGTTCAGTACACGTGTGAGGCAGAGCTGAGACTGGGACCAGGAGGACCACAAGCAAACCAGTCAGAGCCCCTCAACATCACAGTGCTGT ACTGTCCCATTGTGATTGACCCTCCCACAGTGGTGGTGAGATATGGAGATCCAGTAGAGGTTAACTGCACTGTAACACGGACAACCAGAGGAATGGGCTGGGAGGCATCGGTTGGATCTATAGACATGAAAACAGATGTCCAGTCTCTCCTCTGGAGTGCCAGCAGTCTGACTGACTGGACCGCAGAGCCCAAATGTTTCGCAAACTTTAAGACTGAGCCAAAGCAGTGTAAGAAAGAGCTCAATGTCACTCTCTACA AGTATCCAGACAGAGTCTCTATCAGCTCTGTGGGACACACTGGTCCAATGGAGGAGGGGAGACAGTACCGGCTGCAGTGTGATGTCCAGAGCATCGCCCCAGTCCAGTATCTCTCTGTGAACTGGTATAGAGGGGGGGCATTaatccacactgaaaacatctcTGAAGACACCACTAGAACACCTGTGAATGTGTCTCGTACCCTCCTCATCACCCCCAACCGCACTGATGATAGAGTGCAGTACACGTGTGAGGCAGAGCTGAGACTTGGACCAGGAGGACCACAACCAAACCCTGTGATGAAGTCTGAGCCCCTCAATGCCACAGTGCTAT ATGGGCCAGAGCTATCAGGGTGTCGTGACCGTGTTGAAGTGATGGAGCACCAGACCCTGGGCGACAGTGTTGTCTGCACAGTGCAGGGCAGTCCTGCCCCTGAGACCAGCTGGCTCAAGGATGGACGAGAGGTTGACGCCTCTGCTCCCCTGAGCAGGACAGACGGAGGACTGTACACCTATAGAGCCTTCAATACGTATGGATCCACGACTCACAATGTCAGCGTTGAGGTGCTCT ATGGGCCAGAGCTATCAGGGTGTCGTGACCATGTTGAAGTGATGGAGCACCAGACCCTGGGCGACAGTGTTGTCTGCACAGTGCAGGGCAGTCCTGCCCCTGAGACCAGCTGGCTCAAGGATGGACGAGAGGTTGACGCCTCTGCTCCCCTGAGCAGGACAGACGGAGGACTGTACACCTATAGAGCCTTCAATACGTATGGATCCACGACTCACAATGTCAGCGTTGAGGTGCTCT ACTGTCCCATTGTGATTGACCCTCCCACAGTGGTGGTGAGATATGGAGATCCAGTAGAGGTTAACTGCACTGTAACACGGACAACCAGAGGAATGGGCTGGGAGGCAACGGTTGGATCCATAGACATGAAAACAGATGTCCAGTCTCTCCTCTGGAGTGCCAGCAGTCTGACTGACTGGACCGCAGAGCCCAAATGTTTCGCAAAGATTCAGACTGAGTCCAAGCAGTGTAAGAAAGAGCTCAATGTCACTCTCTACA AGTATCCAGACAGAGTCTCTATCAGCTCTGTGGGACACACTGGTCCAATGGAGGAGGGGAGACAGTACCGGCTGCAGTGTGATGTCCAGAGCATCGCCCCAGTCCAGTATCTCTCTGTGAACTGGTATAGAGGGGGGGCATTAATCCACACAGAAACCTTCACTGAAGACACCACCAGAACACCTGTGAATGTGTCTCGTACCCTCCTCATCACCCCCAACCGCACTGATGATAGAGTGCAGTACACGTGTGAGGCAGAGCTGAGACTTGGACCAGGAGGACCACAACCAAACCCTGTGATGAAGTCTGAGCCCCTCAATGCCACAGTGCTAT ATGGGCCAGAGCTATCAGGGTGTCGTGACCATGTTGAAGTGACGGAGCACCAGACCCTGGGCGACAGTGTTGTCTGCACAGTGCAGGGCAGTCCTGCCCCTGAGACCAGCTGGCTCAAGGATGGACGAGAGGTTGACGCCTCTGCTCCCCTAAGGAGGACAGACGGAGGACTGTACACCTATAGAGCCTTCAATACGTATGGATCCACGACTCACAATGTCAGCGTTGAGGTGCTCT ACTGTCCCATTGTGATTGACCCTCCCACAGTGGTGGTGAGATATGGAGATCCAGTAGAGGTTAACTGCACTGTAACACGGACAACCAGAGGAATGGGCTGGGAGGCAACGGTTGGATCCATAGACATGAAAACAGATGTCCAGTCTCTCCTCTGGAGTGCCAGCAGTCTGACTGACTGGACCGCAGAGCCCAAATGCTACGCAAACTTTAAGACTGCGCCCAAGCAGTGTAAGAAAGAGCTCAATGTCACTCTCTACA AGTATCCAGACAGAGTCTCTATCAGCTCTGTGGGACACACTGGTCCAATGGAGGAGGGGAGACAGTACCGGCTGCAGTGTGATGTCCAGAGCATCGCCCCAGTCCAGTATCTCTCTGTGAACTGGTATAGAGGGGGGGCATTAATCCACACAGAAACCTTCACTGAAGACACCACCAGAACACCTGTGAATGTGTCTCGTACCCTCCTCATCACCCCCAACCGCACTGATGATAGAGTGCAGTACACGTGTGAGGCAGAGCTGAGACTTGGACCAGGAGGACCACAACCAAACCCTGTGATGAAGTCTGAGCCCCTCAATGCCACAGTGCTAT ATGGGCCAGAGCTATCAAGGTGTCAAGACCGTGTTGAAGTGATGGAGAACCAGACCCTGGGCGACAGTGTTGTCTGCACAGTGCAGGGCAGTCCTGCCCCTGAGACCAGCTGGATCAAGGATGGACGAGAGGTTGACGCCTCTGCTCCCCTGAGCAGGACAGACGGAGGACTGTACACCTATAGAGCCTTCAATACGTATGGATCCACGACTCACAATGTCAGCGTTGAGGTGCTCT acaaACCTGTATTTAAATCAAAATCAGAAGACAGTTTATCCATTTACCAAGGTGAATTGCTAGTGCTAAACTGCTCTGCTCATGGCAACCCACCTCCAAAATATCACTGGAAGTATTCTGAGGCTCTTAACAAAGAGGAAAGAGACATCGGTGACGGCAGCACGTATAACGTCTCTGAAGCCTCACCTGGACAGAGTGGATTTTACACCTGCACTGTGAGCAACAAGCAGGGAGAAACCAGCCAGAAATTCTCAGTGACGGTGAAGGAGAAAG atgGTGGCTCTGCAATAATTATTGGGATTATAGTaggaattatttttttaattctgctggtGATACTGATTTGTGCCTTTATAAAGGACTATAGACATAAAAGAGGAAATTATATAATAGTAGGCCAACAAGGTTCACAAGCCAACGGAAGTCTTCTGCACAACGGACACTCAGACGGCATTGCACTGGAGACGCTGCCCACAGTCTGA
- the LOC136752490 gene encoding hemicentin-1 isoform X1, translating into MRTCILHVLTLASLLTLCSGDAMDCPIEIYPERVVVRYGDPVAANCTVTQTTSGMGWEATVGPTGMQNDTSLLWRVSNLTDWNEEPRCFGIFLTEPIRCEKNLSISLYKYPDSVSISSVGHTGPMEEGRQYRLQCDVQSIAPVQYLSVNWYRGGALIHTLNFSEDTTRTPVNVSPTLLITPSRTDDGVQYTCEAELRLGPGGPQANQSEPLNITVLYCPIVIDPPTVVVRYGDPVEVNCTVTRTTRGMGWEASVGSIDMKTDVQSLLWSASSLTDWTAEPKCFANFKTEPKQCKKELNVTLYKYPDRVSISSVGHTGPMEEGRQYRLQCDVQSIAPVQYLSVNWYRGGALIHTENISEDTTRTPVNVSRTLLITPNRTDDRVQYTCEAELRLGPGGPQPNPVMKSEPLNATVLYGPELSGCRDRVEVMEHQTLGDSVVCTVQGSPAPETSWLKDGREVDASAPLSRTDGGLYTYRAFNTYGSTTHNVSVEVLYGPELSGCRDHVEVMEHQTLGDSVVCTVQGSPAPETSWLKDGREVDASAPLSRTDGGLYTYRAFNTYGSTTHNVSVEVLYCPIVIDPPTVVVRYGDPVEVNCTVTRTTRGMGWEATVGSIDMKTDVQSLLWSASSLTDWTAEPKCFAKIQTESKQCKKELNVTLYKYPDRVSISSVGHTGPMEEGRQYRLQCDVQSIAPVQYLSVNWYRGGALIHTETFTEDTTRTPVNVSRTLLITPNRTDDRVQYTCEAELRLGPGGPQPNPVMKSEPLNATVLYGPELSGCRDHVEVMEHQTLGDSVVCTVQGSPAPETSWLKDGREVDASAPLSRTDGGLYTYRAFNTYGSTTHNVSVEVLYGPELSGCRDHVEVTEHQTLGDSVVCTVQGSPAPETSWLKDGREVDASAPLRRTDGGLYTYRAFNTYGSTTHNVSVEVLYCPIVIDPPTVVVRYGDPVEVNCTVTRTTRGMGWEATVGSIDMKTDVQSLLWSASSLTDWTAEPKCYANFKTAPKQCKKELNVTLYKYPDRVSISSVGHTGPMEEGRQYRLQCDVQSIAPVQYLSVNWYRGGALIHTETFTEDTTRTPVNVSRTLLITPNRTDDRVQYTCEAELRLGPGGPQPNPVMKSEPLNATVLYGPELSRCQDRVEVMENQTLGDSVVCTVQGSPAPETSWIKDGREVDASAPLSRTDGGLYTYRAFNTYGSTTHNVSVEVLYKPVFKSKSEDSLSIYQGELLVLNCSAHGNPPPKYHWKYSEALNKEERDIGDGSTYNVSEASPGQSGFYTCTVSNKQGETSQKFSVTVKEKDGGSAIIIGIIVGIIFLILLVILICAFIKDYRHKRGNYIIVGQQGSQANGSLLHNGHSDGIALETLPTV; encoded by the exons ATGAGGACCTGCATACTTCACGTGCTGACTCTTGCAAGCTTACTTACACTTTGTTCAG GAGATGCTATGGACTGTCCCATTGAGATTTACCCCGAGAGAGTGGTGGTGAGATATGGAGATCCAGTAGCGGCTAactgcactgtaacacagacaACCAGTGGAATGGGCTGGGAGGCAACGGTTGGACCCACAGGCATGCAAAATGATACCTCTCTCCTCTGGCGTGTCAGTAATCTGACTGACTGGAATGAAGAGCCCAGATGCTTCGGAATCTTTCTGACTGAGCCAATTCGGTGTGAGAAAAACCTCAGCATCAGTCTCTACA AGTATCCAGACAGTGTCTCTATCAGCTCTGTGGGACACACTGGTCCAATGGAGGAGGGGAGACAGTACCGGCTGCAGTGTGATGTCCAGAGCATCGCCCCAGTCCAGTATCTCTCTGTGAACTGGTATAGAGGGGGGGCATTAATCCACACTCTAAACTTCTCTGAAGACACCACTAGAACACCTGTGAATGTGTCTCCTACCCTCCTGATCACACCCAGCCGCACTGATGATGGAGTTCAGTACACGTGTGAGGCAGAGCTGAGACTGGGACCAGGAGGACCACAAGCAAACCAGTCAGAGCCCCTCAACATCACAGTGCTGT ACTGTCCCATTGTGATTGACCCTCCCACAGTGGTGGTGAGATATGGAGATCCAGTAGAGGTTAACTGCACTGTAACACGGACAACCAGAGGAATGGGCTGGGAGGCATCGGTTGGATCTATAGACATGAAAACAGATGTCCAGTCTCTCCTCTGGAGTGCCAGCAGTCTGACTGACTGGACCGCAGAGCCCAAATGTTTCGCAAACTTTAAGACTGAGCCAAAGCAGTGTAAGAAAGAGCTCAATGTCACTCTCTACA AGTATCCAGACAGAGTCTCTATCAGCTCTGTGGGACACACTGGTCCAATGGAGGAGGGGAGACAGTACCGGCTGCAGTGTGATGTCCAGAGCATCGCCCCAGTCCAGTATCTCTCTGTGAACTGGTATAGAGGGGGGGCATTaatccacactgaaaacatctcTGAAGACACCACTAGAACACCTGTGAATGTGTCTCGTACCCTCCTCATCACCCCCAACCGCACTGATGATAGAGTGCAGTACACGTGTGAGGCAGAGCTGAGACTTGGACCAGGAGGACCACAACCAAACCCTGTGATGAAGTCTGAGCCCCTCAATGCCACAGTGCTAT ATGGGCCAGAGCTATCAGGGTGTCGTGACCGTGTTGAAGTGATGGAGCACCAGACCCTGGGCGACAGTGTTGTCTGCACAGTGCAGGGCAGTCCTGCCCCTGAGACCAGCTGGCTCAAGGATGGACGAGAGGTTGACGCCTCTGCTCCCCTGAGCAGGACAGACGGAGGACTGTACACCTATAGAGCCTTCAATACGTATGGATCCACGACTCACAATGTCAGCGTTGAGGTGCTCT ATGGGCCAGAGCTATCAGGGTGTCGTGACCATGTTGAAGTGATGGAGCACCAGACCCTGGGCGACAGTGTTGTCTGCACAGTGCAGGGCAGTCCTGCCCCTGAGACCAGCTGGCTCAAGGATGGACGAGAGGTTGACGCCTCTGCTCCCCTGAGCAGGACAGACGGAGGACTGTACACCTATAGAGCCTTCAATACGTATGGATCCACGACTCACAATGTCAGCGTTGAGGTGCTCT ACTGTCCCATTGTGATTGACCCTCCCACAGTGGTGGTGAGATATGGAGATCCAGTAGAGGTTAACTGCACTGTAACACGGACAACCAGAGGAATGGGCTGGGAGGCAACGGTTGGATCCATAGACATGAAAACAGATGTCCAGTCTCTCCTCTGGAGTGCCAGCAGTCTGACTGACTGGACCGCAGAGCCCAAATGTTTCGCAAAGATTCAGACTGAGTCCAAGCAGTGTAAGAAAGAGCTCAATGTCACTCTCTACA AGTATCCAGACAGAGTCTCTATCAGCTCTGTGGGACACACTGGTCCAATGGAGGAGGGGAGACAGTACCGGCTGCAGTGTGATGTCCAGAGCATCGCCCCAGTCCAGTATCTCTCTGTGAACTGGTATAGAGGGGGGGCATTAATCCACACAGAAACCTTCACTGAAGACACCACCAGAACACCTGTGAATGTGTCTCGTACCCTCCTCATCACCCCCAACCGCACTGATGATAGAGTGCAGTACACGTGTGAGGCAGAGCTGAGACTTGGACCAGGAGGACCACAACCAAACCCTGTGATGAAGTCTGAGCCCCTCAATGCCACAGTGCTAT ATGGGCCAGAGCTATCAGGGTGTCGTGACCATGTTGAAGTGATGGAGCACCAGACCCTGGGCGACAGTGTTGTCTGCACAGTGCAGGGCAGTCCTGCCCCTGAGACCAGCTGGCTCAAGGATGGACGAGAGGTTGACGCCTCTGCTCCCCTGAGCAGGACAGACGGAGGACTGTACACCTATAGAGCCTTCAATACGTATGGATCCACGACTCACAATGTCAGCGTTGAGGTGCTCT ATGGGCCAGAGCTATCAGGGTGTCGTGACCATGTTGAAGTGACGGAGCACCAGACCCTGGGCGACAGTGTTGTCTGCACAGTGCAGGGCAGTCCTGCCCCTGAGACCAGCTGGCTCAAGGATGGACGAGAGGTTGACGCCTCTGCTCCCCTAAGGAGGACAGACGGAGGACTGTACACCTATAGAGCCTTCAATACGTATGGATCCACGACTCACAATGTCAGCGTTGAGGTGCTCT ACTGTCCCATTGTGATTGACCCTCCCACAGTGGTGGTGAGATATGGAGATCCAGTAGAGGTTAACTGCACTGTAACACGGACAACCAGAGGAATGGGCTGGGAGGCAACGGTTGGATCCATAGACATGAAAACAGATGTCCAGTCTCTCCTCTGGAGTGCCAGCAGTCTGACTGACTGGACCGCAGAGCCCAAATGCTACGCAAACTTTAAGACTGCGCCCAAGCAGTGTAAGAAAGAGCTCAATGTCACTCTCTACA AGTATCCAGACAGAGTCTCTATCAGCTCTGTGGGACACACTGGTCCAATGGAGGAGGGGAGACAGTACCGGCTGCAGTGTGATGTCCAGAGCATCGCCCCAGTCCAGTATCTCTCTGTGAACTGGTATAGAGGGGGGGCATTAATCCACACAGAAACCTTCACTGAAGACACCACCAGAACACCTGTGAATGTGTCTCGTACCCTCCTCATCACCCCCAACCGCACTGATGATAGAGTGCAGTACACGTGTGAGGCAGAGCTGAGACTTGGACCAGGAGGACCACAACCAAACCCTGTGATGAAGTCTGAGCCCCTCAATGCCACAGTGCTAT ATGGGCCAGAGCTATCAAGGTGTCAAGACCGTGTTGAAGTGATGGAGAACCAGACCCTGGGCGACAGTGTTGTCTGCACAGTGCAGGGCAGTCCTGCCCCTGAGACCAGCTGGATCAAGGATGGACGAGAGGTTGACGCCTCTGCTCCCCTGAGCAGGACAGACGGAGGACTGTACACCTATAGAGCCTTCAATACGTATGGATCCACGACTCACAATGTCAGCGTTGAGGTGCTCT acaaACCTGTATTTAAATCAAAATCAGAAGACAGTTTATCCATTTACCAAGGTGAATTGCTAGTGCTAAACTGCTCTGCTCATGGCAACCCACCTCCAAAATATCACTGGAAGTATTCTGAGGCTCTTAACAAAGAGGAAAGAGACATCGGTGACGGCAGCACGTATAACGTCTCTGAAGCCTCACCTGGACAGAGTGGATTTTACACCTGCACTGTGAGCAACAAGCAGGGAGAAACCAGCCAGAAATTCTCAGTGACGGTGAAGGAGAAAG atgGTGGCTCTGCAATAATTATTGGGATTATAGTaggaattatttttttaattctgctggtGATACTGATTTGTGCCTTTATAAAGGACTATAGACATAAAAGAGGAAATTATATAATAGTAGGCCAACAAGGTTCACAAGCCAACGGAAGTCTTCTGCACAACGGACACTCAGACGGCATTGCACTGGAGACGCTGCCCACAGTCTGA